A genomic stretch from Candidatus Dadabacteria bacterium includes:
- a CDS encoding type II toxin-antitoxin system PemK/MazF family toxin: MVKQVRRYDIYLVNLDPAQGSEIRKMRPCVVISPDEMNRYINTVIIAPMTSTQRDYPSRVNVTFQRKKGQVVLDQIRTVDKSRLVRRLGVLPDTRAREVAGVLREMFTYGD, from the coding sequence ATGGTAAAGCAAGTTCGGCGATATGATATATATCTGGTCAACCTGGATCCCGCACAGGGATCGGAAATCCGGAAGATGCGGCCATGCGTAGTGATCTCGCCGGATGAGATGAACCGGTACATTAACACGGTCATAATAGCGCCTATGACGTCGACGCAACGGGATTACCCCAGTCGCGTAAATGTCACCTTTCAGCGGAAAAAAGGCCAAGTGGTACTCGATCAGATAAGGACCGTGGACAAGTCTCGCCTAGTCAGACGGCTGGGTGTCCTGCCGGACACGCGCGCGCGGGAGGTGGCAGGGGTGTTACGGGAAATGTTTACCTACGGCGACTGA
- a CDS encoding AbrB/MazE/SpoVT family DNA-binding domain-containing protein encodes MKINLISIGNSKGIRIPSSVIKQCGLGDELEMRVENGVIVLAPVRSVREGWSAAFEKMVAVGDDVSLVPDALENDFDAEDWTW; translated from the coding sequence ATGAAGATTAATCTGATATCTATTGGTAACTCGAAGGGAATTCGTATCCCTTCGTCGGTTATCAAGCAGTGCGGCCTCGGCGACGAGTTGGAGATGCGTGTTGAGAACGGAGTCATCGTGCTTGCGCCTGTGCGGAGCGTGCGCGAGGGTTGGAGTGCGGCTTTTGAAAAAATGGTGGCCGTCGGTGACGATGTGTCGCTGGTTCCCGATGCGCTTGAAAACGACTTTGATGCCGAGGACTGGACATGGTAA